taaaatagtccttttttactcaattcatgTATACCACCGGGTATAAATACTGAATAGAagacatataccaaaataaaaattttacaatgtttgtctatctgtctgtctgtctgtttgtcccaGCTAAAATCTGGaagggctggaccgattttgacaggacctTTACTGgtaaataactgatataataaggagtaacttaggctacaatatttttttttttgttaaatttaaatgcgtGCAAGGTCGCAGGCACtgctagtattttaataaattgacaatCAAGATAATACTGGTATCTGAATAACAATCAAGAAACACATTAACTGAGACATACATTGattctattatattaaattttatgtgttttagAATTGGGAAACAtggtgtttttatttctttttatgctCATACAGGAAAACTTCATCAATTGAAATTCTGACAAGTGTGTGCATCAGTCTCCAAATGGAGTAGTATGTTGAAACAATCGGCGGACCATTTATTGtattaagacaacattagaaatattattaacataccaATGAGATCTAAGCTAGTGTCTAAATTCTTCTCTGTGTAGTCAAACCATTGCTGAAGAACTTCATATTCTGGTTCTTTAAGGAAATTCTGCTTCTTAGCGTTTTCGACAAAACAGTACCTGCTGTTTTGCACAGATCTGGTGATAAATAAGATTACATAGTGACTCTATTTTggaataaacaattttattaccaattaataatatagtttggATTCAGTTATAAAGAGAAAAGAATTTCTTTTTGTACAAAATAGAGAGAAGTTTAcacaaaaagtttatatatcattaaagatttaaatggCTTGATACCAAAGATggagcaacaacaacaacaacaaaagcctgtaaattcccactgctgggctaaaggcctcctctgactttgaggagaaggtttggattccaccacgctgttccaatgcgggttggtggaatacacatatggcagcatttctatgaaatttgtcacatgcaggtttcctcacgatgttttctttcaccgctgagcatgagatgaattataaagacaaattaagcacatgaatcagcgatgcttgcctgggtttgaacccgcaatcatcggttaagattataatataaaaaatgataatatcacACCTTTCGAACATTTTAACTGTTATGTTTGGGTTTGATGGTGgactaatttgtattttgagACGGCTGAGATGCACATAATGCTGGAAGGCGAAAGTCCATTCTTTCGTATCACTGTACACCAGACCGAGCAAGTTGTGACCACTCACATTACGCCATTCAGATATTGGTTCCTGTGAACACAAAAATTTATATAGACTTAGTTATTTAGTTcagtcaaaatattatattttggtaGTTTTGTTGGAACATACATCATTTCAGGgtgtaacttatttttttttatgatacataaaactttacatatatgaaaaagtttgttatttttttatgtaaatacttgGCAGATGCTCATGCCTATTATGGATTATTATCGAGTAATtgaaaagtgcttttatgagtctatttgaataaggaacattttaatttggatttattattaacatacttccgattaaataacaaaaatcattatataatttattgtttttgtcgcTAAAAAAAGGTTATGATTTTGCCGCGCTTTTTACTTACCGCATGTGTGTCTACAACTGGATATTTTTCGAAGAACTTAATACACGTAGATTTACCGGAACCTATGTTTCCTTCGATTGAAACTTTAAAAAGCCTTTTGTTTACGATGCGTGCAGCATTAGTTATTGTTGTTACATTTGACATTATGTTAGGCTTAATCTAAATCACGTTTCTAAAACTGGTTTAAATACTTCTTGAATTCAATACATATGCACAATTAATTTGAGTGTCCCAATAAATGTTAGTGTTTATATGAATTCTGTGAGAAATGTGaaaaaaccattttatttaaGCCAAATGTCAGTTTTCTACTGCTACTGTACAAACGTCAAAGTCACGtcgtttttaaaagtaaatttaagagCTTTggaatctgtgccctcttggcacaaataaaagacaaaattaaaaaaaaataagagctCTGGATACTATATTATAgtagtatgtttattattacgCGCTGCATCTactgatgatttttttatgtatattggtatagtatttttttttagttagcgAACACAACAACCCCTcctcatttattaatatgttaaattatttacagtaGGTAATAACTTATTAAAGGTGCAGTGATATTTGCAACAACTACAGTGTATGGTTGGAAACTACTTTTTTCTGTAGGTTAGTTGACTGTTCTTTGCGGTCCTGATAACTGGCGTGGTGTATTTCGACATAATACTGGTGGTGACACAAACAAGTGGCTTGATGTACACTGTCTTGGAGCAGTCCGtctgttttttaaaaatggaatacattGAGGTGTTTTGGACATGCCTTATGGCATTGTATTGTTACAATAATTGCGAATTCTTATCAAGTGCCGCTTTTTCACTCCAGAACACGTCTATTGGTTTCCAATGGTTATTGATTCTACAATTTAATATGTGATAAACGATACTCTCAGCTTACCAATATTTTACAATCATTCActatacaattactaaattaagtaaaaacccattaatgttaatgataaaattaagatattataatacaaataattaatagaataagCACAATTAAATAGACtacaacttattttaaaatgagcataaatatatcaaaacttta
This window of the Vanessa cardui chromosome 5, ilVanCard2.1, whole genome shotgun sequence genome carries:
- the LOC124529800 gene encoding deoxynucleoside kinase-like, which translates into the protein MSNVTTITNAARIVNKRLFKVSIEGNIGSGKSTCIKFFEKYPVVDTHAEPISEWRNVSGHNLLGLVYSDTKEWTFAFQHYVHLSRLKIQISPPSNPNITVKMFERSVQNSRYCFVENAKKQNFLKEPEYEVLQQWFDYTEKNLDTSLDLIVYLRTTPKIVWERMMKRGRAEESEVPLEYLEQIHESYEKWVSSPDVGCEVLTIDADRSIESVQEDLERYSYKILGGNHTN